From the genome of Numenius arquata chromosome 18, bNumArq3.hap1.1, whole genome shotgun sequence:
aaaaaaacagcaaaccttATAACAGGATTCCCTAGGACTTCTCCTCTACACCCTGCTGTGCTTTCTGGTACCCCCATTTTCTGATGGGAAACCGAGAATTAGGCTGCAGGCAGACAGAAGAAATGAGAACGGAAAGCTTGCTTTAATACTGGAATAGACTGGGTAGAGGACCCAGATAAAAATCAATTGATGAATGCTGTTCTCAAGAATAGAGCTTAAGATGTTAACATCGTGAGAGTGAGATGacctggaaaaaatatttgcagttattatttttaaatgactgggCTTGCTATTACTAAAGGAAGGCAACTAAAAGTTTCTGTACGCTATACAGAGAGTTTGTGAGCAGGTAATTTAAGAACTTTGCAGTGggtcaaaacaaagcaaatttgcCAATGCCGACCAAATACCAACCCCTTTGCAGAGGGGAAGAGGACATTATCCATGGATGTGTGTGGAACAGTAAACAAAAAATGGATGATCACCTTTTTCCCTTCAGGGTAGGGGGAtgcagggagaaggaagggggcgggggggtgaatAAAAAAGGACCTACGCCCCCACCGTGTTCATCAAGGGCAGGTAAATAACACCCTGCCAAAAGGGAACACAGAACTGGGCTCCTGTTAACACTGACCCAGGACCAAAGACAAGAACCGCCACAAGACCTCAGAGTCCTGAAGCTGAGGCTAAAGCTGAAAGCAAATCATCCCACAGGCTTCTCTCTCCTTGTTCTCAGTTTAAAGCATCTGTATCGTATTTGAGTCATttcaatctcaaaaaaaaaacaggagaaaaaaggagcTGGACTACAAAGGACTCCATGAAAGCAATAAAATCATCTGAAAGATGTGGCCTACAAAGACAACGACAGAATTCAATCTGCTGCCTATAGAAGAGTTGATAAGCAAAGATTTGACTTGCCATTGCCATAATactcaagaaggacaggggaaaagtgtgcgggggaggggggggtgtcgcttaaaaaataaaataaatcacaccATGAAAAGCCataggaaagacttttttttttttttcccccttccttcaaAGCCATGATTTTATGGCCCGATCTGCCCAGGGGAGAAGCCGCAACACTTTGGTGGTAGAGGTGTGAGCACAGACTATGAAGCCTTTTCAGGGACAGAGTATCACCTGGTAAAGCTGGAACAGAGCAGATGAACCTACACATTTAACTCCTTCCAGTGCTGAGCAGCTTAGGAGAACCTGCTCTTCCGTAggaattaaaatgtaaaacacaCAAGCCAAGAATCATTGCTACCAGCATCACTCACACTTGTCcacaggaacaggaaaacaaatatcTCTTACCATTAATTAAACAACCATTTGAATAACTTTCCCAAACTGTTATTGCCATCAGAGATATGCAAGCAAAAacctcatttttaaaacaatcagAATTGCTGTAAGGAATGTATCATGTTAGAAtattgaacttaaaaaaaaaaaaaaaaagaagagaagagagtgCCCTTAGGCAGCAAGTTAAGCCATTACCTTTAGTGTGATATAGAATAGCAGCCCTCAGGTCAAAAGAACCCCAGCTATCTTTCCTTTCTAGGCCTCTCTGGTACCTCTGTTCTTTGGCGGAGGAGGCTAGCAAATTGTTCGTAGGAGAGGCCAGAGGATTCTCTATTTCATAGTCTTTTGAAAGAAACACTAAAGCACCTTGGCTACCGGTGTCCGCCTTTTGTAGGTCACCTGTGTGATGCGACTCCAAGGCTAAGACACCACCCTCAACAGCAGTCCCAGGCTTAAGAATAGCACTAAGAATTTGAGGGCTAGTCCGTTTATCCAGCTCATAAGCCTTAGGAAACACAGGTTGTTCAGTTCCTGAGGGAATGATTTCAGCACACTGTGAAACCAAAGTGGCAGGATATTCCCCTTGAAATGTCACTTCCATTAACTGATTATCGGCAGATTTCCCCACAACAGTTTCGGGTCCAGCGCTGGGCTCGTTTATGAAAGACAAGCCCCACTGATTCTGGAAGATATCTCCCAGGTTCTGCTGATTCGTCTGCGATGGGAAATCGACTTGCGCTGCACCCAGAAGCACAGTTTGCATATTTGAAGGGTAGATAAAAAGGCTAGATTTCTTTTGTTCGAGAGCTGTTGCGGTTGTACTCATGTCCTGGGGTACTGACTCGGAGGCGGTGGATGGTACAGTACTAGCAGCAGTTGAGAGCAGTGGCTGGGTCCCTGGAGAGTAGACGCTTCCATCAGTCCCTGCGAGAATGGGCCCGTTGGAGAAGCTGGCAGAAGTAACAGATTTCATAGCAGACATGGGGACTTGGGACAGTCGACTTGATGTTTGGGCCTGAGTTTCCCCGGCAGACGACGAAGATGACGAAGACGACGTGGATGGGGTTTGAGCTGCTTTGTTGAGGTTTTCTTTAACTTTACTTGCATAACTTATTTTGGGAACAATTTTAGCACTGCTATTGTCCACTGGAAAAACCGGAGGTGGTTTAAACAAGGTCCATGAGTCCTCTTTAGATGTAGCTGACGATGCATGCTTCCCTTTGGGCCGATCATCAAACTTCTTGCTGCTAATCCCAGGTTTGGCATCAGAGTTTTTTCGCTGTACATCCCCAAGCCCAGGCTTTCCCCGGCctgctccaccagccccagcctcGTATTTCCAAAGAGGCTTAGTATTTTCAATTCGGTTCCCCTTTTGTTCGCTATAATCAGGCTTGAAACTCTCAAGTTCCTGTTTTAAGGTTGGCGCACTGACCTCCTGCTGCATTATTTTGTCCTGTACTAGATTCAAGTTCTCACAACCCTTGGCACTGTTGCGCCTGCCTTTCCGTTTTTTAGGTGTAGTATATCCACTCTCGGAGCCGCTACCATCGTTATCGGCCCCTTTGCCTACGTAGCCATTCGTGATATAACTAGAATTATTGGTTACTACACCGTTTGGAATAGACACTCCCTCTGGCTTCTCTGAGGACTGGCTTTCTCTAAGTTTATTTTCATAGGACTTCTCATTCTTTTTGTCCATGCTATTTTTCTGAATGAAGTTCTTGGTTTTGATTCCAGCTTTCCCCAAAGCACTGGCCTTCACGGTCTGCTTTGGGGTCACGTTAGTGTCTACGAGCTGCTGGCTGCCATTGGGTACCCTGGATCCTGGGGTGGTGGCTTCATCAGAGCACAGGCCCTTTAACGACACTTCTCTTTCTCCTGCGTTACCATTTAGCTCTCCGTAGCCTAGAAGAAAgccaaaaacaacaaaaggcaaaaattagAACGTGAAACGTTAAACTTCTGATTGCAGAAAGCTGTAATCAGCCCCAAACATATCCAGTTGCCTCaagcagacattttaaaataggaaaacatCTAGTCTTCAATGTGCAAAAGCATACTTATTTGCTGGAAACCACGGCAAGAAGGGTTAAGCAGAAAGTAGCAGCAGCTACTGACCCTCACATACAGCAGGGTGATGTACAgataacaaaacaaagcaaaagaacacACAGATACTATGTAAGGAAAATATACTGCACTCAGTATATACATCACTGGGAAGTTGTAGAGCTATTTCATCAGCTACTATTTCCAggtcacacagaggaaaaaaggatgCTTCACGGCAGAGGGATCTGCTGCCTTTGCTACAAGATTTGTTGAGGCTCAGAATCCACACCGTGAACAAGGGCCAGCTCCTGTCATCTCCACCAGGCCTCAGGTCTGCAACACCAGCAGCCCTCCCCTGCCCACTCTCCTCCCAAACAACATCCCTACACGTGCTCTTTAGCATTGGAAAGGTGAAAAACTGGGAAGAAGTGCCTCCCTGCAAGCACccttcctccaccaccaccagcaacTGGTCTCCTGCCCACTGGGGAATTTGGTATTTCAGAATCCCTGGTACCAGCTTGAGACCCAAGAAAAAAGCACTTCCTGAGGGCTCCAACTCATCGAGCTGTGAGATGATGCTGTACACTCAgctttcctttttgcttctcaAGTTCATTTCTAGACCTTAGGGTTCTGAAGTGACTCTTGAGAGAGCAACCCAAGGGGAGCTGTAAGCCCAGGACAGTCCAGACCAAAGCAAACCACACCACCTCACCTTCCTTTTGAAAATCTCTGGCCAGACACCTATTGCTTGAGGACCTCGGCTACGATGCCCCAGGAAAAGCTATGAAGCTCCACCAAGAGATGGGAAGAGTGTGCTGTACCCAGCTCAACAAATccactccagctgtggcctgagCAGAGGGactccctcctcctgcacccacTCCTGCGGGAAGAGCGTTATCCTCGCTCCTCCTCTGACTCATCCGTCCTCCTTCCCAGGGGTGGAAAGCTTTCCATCTCCCACAACTACTGACCCACCTAAGGCTTCACCCGCAGCCCCGGCGGCGCAGAGTCAGCGCACGGAGTCCCCCAAGAAGGA
Proteins encoded in this window:
- the NUFIP2 gene encoding FMR1-interacting protein NUFIP2 — its product is MEEQPHHHHHHHYYYYGHHHHHHPQSAYLPPPDGRAQPKPPLRHDHKHGGPQHQEGPKRRPGYGELNGNAGEREVSLKGLCSDEATTPGSRVPNGSQQLVDTNVTPKQTVKASALGKAGIKTKNFIQKNSMDKKNEKSYENKLRESQSSEKPEGVSIPNGVVTNNSSYITNGYVGKGADNDGSGSESGYTTPKKRKGRRNSAKGCENLNLVQDKIMQQEVSAPTLKQELESFKPDYSEQKGNRIENTKPLWKYEAGAGGAGRGKPGLGDVQRKNSDAKPGISSKKFDDRPKGKHASSATSKEDSWTLFKPPPVFPVDNSSAKIVPKISYASKVKENLNKAAQTPSTSSSSSSSSAGETQAQTSSRLSQVPMSAMKSVTSASFSNGPILAGTDGSVYSPGTQPLLSTAASTVPSTASESVPQDMSTTATALEQKKSSLFIYPSNMQTVLLGAAQVDFPSQTNQQNLGDIFQNQWGLSFINEPSAGPETVVGKSADNQLMEVTFQGEYPATLVSQCAEIIPSGTEQPVFPKAYELDKRTSPQILSAILKPGTAVEGGVLALESHHTGDLQKADTGSQGALVFLSKDYEIENPLASPTNNLLASSAKEQRYQRGLERKDSWGSFDLRAAILYHTKEMESVWNLQKQDPKRIITYDEAMDRPDQ